A window of Vicinamibacterales bacterium contains these coding sequences:
- a CDS encoding adenylate kinase — protein MQLNIAMLGPPGAGKGTQASQLGEVRNVPRISTGDILREAAQLETEFGRAVQATMDAGGLVSDEVMIGIVRERLVREDALEGFVLDGFPRTVAQAEALDTILVDRDPLIVLDISVSSDELVRRLAARRVCGECGEIFGDHLGTECGKCGGALVQRSDDRESIVRERLKVYARDSEPLTSYYRGRRTFAEIDGSRTPDVVERLVQEAIDRFQGSPERDRS, from the coding sequence ATGCAGCTTAACATTGCAATGCTCGGACCACCAGGGGCAGGGAAGGGTACGCAGGCTTCGCAACTAGGGGAAGTGCGAAATGTGCCAAGAATTTCGACGGGCGATATCTTGCGAGAAGCTGCACAACTGGAGACCGAGTTTGGTCGTGCGGTGCAGGCAACCATGGATGCTGGTGGCTTGGTGAGTGACGAGGTGATGATCGGAATTGTCCGTGAGCGATTGGTGAGGGAAGATGCACTGGAGGGCTTCGTGCTAGATGGTTTTCCGAGGACCGTAGCTCAGGCTGAAGCGCTGGATACGATATTGGTTGATCGCGATCCACTGATTGTCCTTGACATTTCTGTTTCCTCTGATGAGTTGGTACGTCGACTTGCTGCTAGGCGTGTCTGTGGAGAGTGCGGGGAAATTTTTGGTGACCATTTGGGAACTGAGTGCGGGAAATGCGGTGGTGCGTTGGTGCAACGAAGCGATGACCGCGAGTCGATTGTGCGCGAGCGGTTGAAAGTTTACGCTCGCGACTCGGAACCTTTGACGAGTTATTATCGTGGCCGTAGAACATTCGCTGAGATTGATGGAAGTCGAACGCCGGATGTAGTCGAGCGATTGGTGCAGGAAGCGATTGATCGTTTTCAGGGTTCGCCGGAGCGGGACCGCTCGTGA